One window of the Bacillota bacterium genome contains the following:
- a CDS encoding GAF domain-containing protein, translated as MSAIWSTGVMLVSFYSPQYSTTRGLIFGLLAYFVIGIGLGKVIDIMRNQQLQLQESESRYRSLFEKANDAILILNAEGRIRDCNPAACAMLGYSREEMLTKDLRDLITPEDLANLDLKIGQVLKGEPLSVERKLRRKDGTLVITDASISKLESDLLLGIAHDITQRKETEIQIQEQLQILNALYTGARRLSESLDLKVVAYEITRTCVEDFGASLAWLGRAEPNGQVKILVQYPAEHPYPRDITVRWDDTPQGQGPTGRAIRRGILQVTEDIATDLRFASWRETALQKARFCTSAAFPLVSRGHTFGALNLYSDQSGFFNPKRLEMFQAFAHQAASALENARLFEEAQRRLQRIQALRNIDMAITGSLDPRVTFSVALDEITRQLDIDAASILKFNPYSQTLEYAAGRGFRTRTIEKTNLRLGEGLAGRAVLEQRTIYVSSLSEISEFTRKGLFAVENFTAYYAVPLIAKGRVLGVLEIFSRLPIEDNSEWLEFLETLAGQTAIAIDNAELFHKLERSNTEIIQAYDATIEALSYALDLKDKETEGHSRRVTQLTLRIAREMGIKDEELLHIRRGALLHDIGKMGIPDSILLKAGKLTDEEWEIMQKHPMYAYQMLSRIEYLRPALDIPYCHHEKWDGTGYPRGLKGEEIPLAARIFAVVDVFDALTNDRPYRKAWPKEKVLAELHEQSGKHFDSRVIEVFLSLAEKNLLFEEE; from the coding sequence GTGTCGGCCATTTGGTCTACCGGTGTGATGCTGGTTTCCTTCTACTCTCCTCAATATTCGACCACCCGGGGTTTAATATTTGGTTTATTGGCGTATTTCGTTATAGGCATTGGACTGGGCAAAGTTATTGATATAATGCGAAACCAGCAATTGCAGCTTCAGGAGAGTGAGAGTCGCTATCGCAGTCTGTTTGAGAAGGCCAACGACGCTATTCTCATCTTGAATGCAGAAGGTCGCATCCGGGACTGCAACCCGGCTGCCTGTGCTATGTTGGGATACAGCCGGGAGGAGATGCTCACCAAGGATCTCCGAGACCTCATCACGCCTGAGGACTTGGCTAACCTGGATTTGAAGATTGGCCAGGTGCTAAAAGGGGAGCCTCTATCCGTGGAGCGAAAGCTGCGACGCAAAGACGGGACTCTGGTGATTACAGATGCAAGCATCTCAAAACTGGAAAGCGATTTGCTTTTGGGTATAGCTCACGACATCACCCAGCGCAAGGAGACCGAGATTCAAATCCAGGAGCAGTTGCAAATCCTTAATGCTTTGTATACCGGAGCACGGAGGCTTTCTGAAAGTCTGGACTTAAAGGTAGTAGCTTATGAAATCACTCGCACCTGCGTGGAGGACTTTGGCGCTTCTTTAGCCTGGCTGGGTCGCGCAGAACCCAATGGCCAGGTGAAAATTCTAGTTCAGTATCCCGCGGAGCACCCCTACCCCCGTGATATCACTGTGCGCTGGGACGATACCCCACAAGGGCAGGGACCCACAGGAAGAGCTATTCGCCGTGGCATACTTCAGGTTACTGAGGACATTGCCACTGACCTCCGCTTTGCATCTTGGCGTGAGACTGCTTTACAAAAAGCACGATTTTGCACTTCTGCTGCTTTTCCGTTGGTAAGCCGGGGGCACACCTTTGGTGCGCTCAATCTGTACAGTGACCAGTCTGGCTTTTTCAATCCGAAGCGCCTGGAGATGTTTCAGGCCTTTGCTCACCAAGCTGCATCGGCTTTAGAGAACGCTCGCCTTTTTGAAGAGGCTCAGCGCCGTCTACAGCGCATCCAGGCTCTGCGCAATATTGATATGGCTATCACCGGAAGCTTAGATCCGCGTGTCACTTTCAGTGTGGCTTTGGATGAGATCACCCGTCAGTTAGATATTGATGCTGCTTCTATTCTTAAATTCAATCCTTACTCTCAGACTTTAGAATATGCTGCTGGGCGCGGCTTTCGCACCCGCACAATTGAGAAAACCAACCTGCGGTTAGGCGAGGGTCTTGCGGGGCGTGCTGTGCTGGAACAGCGTACTATCTATGTTTCCAGTCTTTCTGAAATTAGCGAGTTCACCCGAAAAGGTCTTTTCGCTGTAGAAAACTTTACTGCTTATTATGCGGTACCCCTCATTGCCAAGGGCCGTGTGCTTGGAGTCTTGGAAATCTTTTCCCGTTTACCGATTGAAGACAATAGTGAATGGCTGGAGTTTCTGGAAACCTTAGCTGGCCAGACAGCGATTGCGATTGATAATGCTGAACTTTTTCACAAACTGGAGCGCTCAAACACTGAAATTATCCAAGCCTACGATGCTACTATCGAAGCGCTTTCCTACGCTCTTGATCTTAAGGACAAAGAAACTGAGGGGCACAGCCGACGGGTGACACAGTTGACTCTGCGCATTGCCAGGGAAATGGGGATAAAGGATGAAGAGCTACTCCATATTAGGCGCGGGGCACTGCTCCATGATATCGGTAAAATGGGTATCCCAGATTCTATCCTCCTTAAGGCTGGAAAGCTTACTGATGAAGAATGGGAGATTATGCAAAAACACCCAATGTACGCTTACCAGATGCTTTCGCGCATTGAGTATCTGCGCCCGGCTTTGGATATTCCTTACTGCCATCATGAGAAATGGGACGGAACAGGTTATCCACGAGGCTTAAAGGGCGAGGAGATTCCCCTGGCGGCCCGGATTTTTGCTGTGGTGGATGTTTTTGATGCTTTAACAAATGATCGTCCTTACCGGAAAGCGTGGCCGAAGGAAAAAGTGCTTGCAGAGCTCCACGAGCAAAGCGGAAAGCACTTTGACTCCCGGGTAATAGAAGTATTTTTATCCCTTGCGGAGAAAAATCTTCTTTTTGAGGAAGAGTAG
- a CDS encoding circadian clock protein KaiC — protein sequence MDKLTTGIKNLDGILAGGIPLYSLNIVSGSPGSGKTIFVQNIIFNNARNGLKSLYLTTISESQFKMVRHLQKFEFFSDDFLGDKFIYGDLGAVLREQGTDKVLGYLTEMIKRHQPNIVVIDSFKAIRDIFPDEKTFKAFVFDLAAALSIWEVTVFLVGEYEEKELTLLSEFAIADGIFHLYGHEEKRFQKRYLRILKMRGTNFEQGEHLFQISPAGIEIYPRIKLEGKELQYEVRTGKRGFGITGLDEMLSGGLTEGTITLISGGTGTGKTAFALKFLLEGAEKGEKGLFISFEEPVAQLQDNARHLGWELDRYLEDGRLDIKFISPIELDVDKHAFEILDMVQENKVERFVIDSISSFESSVSDIQKYKDYLWAIGQQLKRRHITTIFTVLNEDLFSPVVVSKAQISLMADNIIILRYVEDNSSVKKVVGVLKTRGTNHNKNLKEYEITPNGINILGKLEIENMLR from the coding sequence TTGGATAAATTGACAACAGGCATAAAGAATCTTGATGGTATTCTTGCCGGTGGCATACCTTTATATTCACTGAACATCGTTTCTGGTTCTCCAGGTAGTGGAAAAACGATATTTGTACAAAACATTATATTTAACAACGCGAGGAACGGCCTCAAAAGTTTATACCTGACCACTATATCTGAATCACAATTCAAGATGGTAAGGCATTTGCAGAAGTTTGAGTTTTTTTCGGACGATTTCCTGGGGGACAAGTTTATTTACGGTGATCTGGGAGCTGTTCTGCGCGAACAAGGCACGGATAAGGTTCTGGGATACCTGACTGAAATGATTAAAAGACATCAACCGAATATAGTTGTAATCGATAGTTTCAAGGCTATAAGAGACATCTTTCCGGACGAGAAAACTTTTAAGGCTTTTGTTTTTGATCTGGCTGCTGCTTTATCGATATGGGAGGTTACTGTATTTCTCGTAGGCGAGTATGAAGAAAAAGAACTGACACTCTTAAGTGAATTTGCCATTGCTGATGGAATTTTTCACCTTTACGGGCATGAAGAAAAACGGTTCCAAAAAAGGTATTTGCGTATTCTGAAGATGAGAGGGACTAATTTTGAACAGGGGGAACACCTGTTTCAAATTAGTCCTGCGGGAATAGAAATCTACCCGAGGATAAAACTGGAGGGTAAAGAACTCCAGTATGAGGTCAGGACGGGGAAAAGAGGATTCGGAATCACAGGCTTGGATGAAATGCTGAGTGGTGGTTTAACAGAAGGGACTATTACACTCATTTCTGGTGGTACAGGCACGGGAAAAACTGCGTTTGCTCTTAAATTCTTACTTGAGGGGGCTGAAAAAGGCGAAAAGGGACTATTTATATCTTTTGAAGAGCCTGTTGCTCAACTTCAGGATAACGCTCGTCATTTGGGATGGGAGCTGGATAGATATCTAGAAGATGGTCGACTCGATATCAAGTTTATTTCTCCTATAGAACTGGACGTAGATAAGCACGCTTTTGAAATACTGGATATGGTTCAGGAAAATAAGGTGGAAAGGTTTGTCATCGACAGCATATCTTCTTTTGAAAGTAGCGTTTCTGATATACAAAAGTATAAAGATTATCTCTGGGCGATAGGACAGCAGCTCAAAAGGCGGCATATCACTACCATATTCACGGTACTAAACGAAGACCTTTTTTCACCGGTAGTAGTAAGTAAAGCTCAAATATCTTTAATGGCTGATAATATAATCATTCTGCGTTACGTGGAAGATAATTCAAGCGTTAAAAAAGTTGTTGGAGTCCTTAAAACCCGTGGAACCAACCACAACAAGAACCTTAAGGAGTATGAGATTACCCCGAATGGAATAAATATTCTTGGCAAATTAGAAATAGAAAATATGCTGAGATGA
- a CDS encoding GGDEF domain-containing protein — MPTNLLLSISVKYWQDFQDTLAKVMDANIYIFDAKGGSFSRFSRPVELCQELNKEGKICNEKCICFYKSVLGSLEDKGMFTCPYGVRLYMYRLGTYAQNMGFLVITPTRIRTQVGSEEENTFITKAHSIYQTINEVLKAILENNLLGLRRLELNSIYEISRLLASTVELDKVLDLITNSLIIIYKVDLCFVGLRENDKIRIAQAKGEYGHLLIGKEWPMVQPLIEQVFSKVEPSSLSIEKLMTLPGFTSLEIAPGKEIMIYPLWTALGAVGLLGIVLPVFMDDNGSRNLQIYVNFAAVALANAKLILRLEREAETDFMTGFFNKRSLRNILVAELEKTVRYGIPLSVIFMDIDDFKTYNDTFGHMAGDIVLQKTAEIIKNSIRTVDIASRYGGEEFVIILPGTKGEGAIAVAERIRRSIELYPFPHRQVTASLGITSAKNSDSVDSLLGRADRSLYQAKRQGKNCFYLDLS; from the coding sequence ATGCCAACAAACCTGTTGCTCAGTATATCGGTAAAATACTGGCAGGATTTTCAGGATACGCTGGCCAAGGTCATGGATGCAAATATTTACATCTTTGATGCAAAAGGTGGCTCTTTTTCCCGATTCAGTCGGCCCGTTGAATTATGCCAGGAGTTAAACAAAGAAGGAAAGATCTGTAACGAAAAGTGCATCTGTTTTTACAAGTCCGTTCTTGGTTCATTAGAAGATAAAGGTATGTTTACCTGTCCTTACGGGGTTAGACTTTATATGTACCGGTTGGGCACCTATGCCCAAAATATGGGGTTCCTTGTTATTACTCCTACCAGGATCAGAACCCAAGTGGGAAGCGAGGAAGAAAATACATTTATCACCAAAGCACACAGTATTTACCAGACGATCAATGAGGTTCTTAAGGCTATCCTGGAAAACAATCTGTTAGGATTACGGAGGCTTGAACTGAACAGCATTTACGAAATCAGCCGCCTGTTAGCTTCCACCGTTGAACTGGACAAGGTTCTAGACCTCATAACAAATTCGTTGATCATAATTTACAAGGTCGATCTATGTTTTGTCGGCCTTCGCGAGAATGATAAAATCAGGATAGCACAAGCTAAAGGTGAATACGGCCACCTTTTGATTGGGAAAGAATGGCCAATGGTTCAGCCGTTGATTGAGCAGGTTTTTTCAAAAGTTGAGCCCTCATCTCTGAGTATTGAGAAATTAATGACTCTACCAGGTTTCACCAGTTTAGAGATTGCTCCCGGAAAGGAAATCATGATTTACCCCCTCTGGACTGCTTTGGGTGCTGTCGGGCTACTAGGTATAGTGCTCCCTGTTTTCATGGATGACAACGGTAGCAGGAACCTGCAGATATATGTAAACTTCGCCGCGGTAGCCCTGGCTAACGCGAAGCTTATACTCCGCCTGGAAAGAGAAGCTGAAACTGATTTCATGACAGGTTTCTTTAATAAGCGTTCTCTTCGGAACATACTGGTTGCTGAACTTGAGAAGACAGTCAGGTATGGTATCCCTTTGTCGGTTATTTTTATGGATATTGATGACTTCAAGACTTACAATGATACTTTTGGCCACATGGCCGGCGACATAGTATTGCAGAAAACGGCGGAGATAATAAAAAACTCCATCAGGACTGTGGATATTGCGAGCCGCTACGGAGGTGAGGAGTTTGTAATTATTCTTCCAGGGACAAAAGGAGAAGGTGCTATAGCGGTGGCGGAAAGAATACGGAGATCTATAGAACTTTACCCTTTCCCACACCGCCAAGTTACTGCAAGCTTGGGTATAACCTCAGCGAAAAACAGTGATTCTGTTGATTCTTTGCTTGGAAGGGCAGATCGGTCCTTATATCAGGCGAAGAGACAAGGGAAAAACTGCTTCTATTTGGACCTATCATAA
- a CDS encoding HD domain-containing protein, which produces MELTDLSDLLRLMKEAWPKLYSHSAGVANLTLRICNYLRLNEVEQEILITGAFLHDVGKMFIKREIIDKPGLLTEEEWAELKEHTGRGASLIAERGGDSSLVEIVRYHHERWDGKGYEGLREQQIPWRARVIALADALNAMISLRPYRLPLKMDEALEEVYQGAGSQFDPQLVAALAKESFWQIATYRDPARLKRQIDEEKQWLAQLADSYVTLSYLLVYAQSQWLDHLLVMLRQLKG; this is translated from the coding sequence GTGGAGCTAACCGACCTAAGTGATTTATTAAGGCTAATGAAAGAGGCATGGCCAAAACTATACTCCCACAGTGCTGGTGTTGCCAATCTGACCTTAAGAATATGCAATTATCTCCGCCTTAACGAAGTGGAACAGGAAATTTTGATAACAGGAGCTTTCCTCCATGATGTGGGAAAAATGTTTATTAAACGGGAAATTATCGACAAGCCGGGACTGCTCACGGAAGAGGAATGGGCGGAATTAAAGGAACACACTGGGCGGGGTGCTTCCTTGATTGCAGAGAGGGGAGGGGACAGCTCCCTGGTGGAAATAGTTCGCTACCACCACGAGAGGTGGGATGGAAAAGGGTACGAGGGGCTGAGAGAACAACAGATTCCTTGGCGCGCCCGTGTCATTGCCCTGGCCGATGCCCTGAATGCCATGATTTCCTTACGTCCTTACCGTTTGCCTTTAAAAATGGATGAAGCGCTGGAAGAAGTCTATCAGGGTGCTGGTTCCCAGTTTGACCCGCAACTGGTAGCGGCTCTCGCCAAAGAGTCCTTTTGGCAAATCGCCACCTATCGCGATCCGGCCAGGCTGAAAAGACAGATAGACGAGGAAAAACAATGGCTTGCTCAATTGGCGGATTCATATGTCACTTTATCTTATCTATTGGTATACGCCCAGAGCCAATGGCTGGACCATTTGCTGGTAATGTTGCGGCAATTAAAAGGATGA
- a CDS encoding ATP-binding protein — MRRCLVCAKKEPERPCVECRYFVQQGPLRRVPSPPVRVILEDEHGKQYPAHILVLNTTEFGLETEAPVPGRYVIRLQESLWVEVAGVPFRGKNNVRLFDILCVHRKQETASRLNNDEYQLLAGNAGELVQEITRHLPEHLQDLVREKLLAEIEKSELINALRVGKVMKYEGGRFRFLSGQVDLELPMEEAEKLMRQVTRQGTHQREVIISADGKNIFDLHGVPFDHRSGGLLAFDVTEVIEKERRMHQLEMQAYREAIAAVTGGRLYLVNGEEIEKVVSEGTELAKGEVWQTHDLPEARQAIRDALPVLDNRSWHAIALCLSEALTNTLKHAGGGCWQVRQSGDAVRIIVQDRGPGIKTSELAQATLMQHYSTKNSMGCGFTLMLYYADYLYLNTGPSGTTLVLDFGIRTAER, encoded by the coding sequence ATGCGACGATGTCTTGTATGCGCAAAGAAAGAACCAGAACGTCCATGTGTAGAGTGCAGGTACTTTGTTCAGCAGGGGCCCCTTCGCCGGGTGCCTTCACCGCCTGTCCGAGTAATACTGGAGGATGAGCATGGCAAGCAGTATCCGGCACATATTCTGGTGTTAAACACCACAGAATTTGGATTGGAAACGGAAGCCCCAGTGCCGGGCCGGTATGTAATCAGGCTGCAGGAAAGTTTGTGGGTCGAGGTAGCCGGAGTACCATTCAGGGGGAAAAATAACGTCCGCTTGTTTGATATATTATGTGTCCACCGGAAGCAGGAAACTGCGAGCCGGCTTAACAACGACGAATACCAGTTGCTGGCTGGAAACGCTGGTGAGCTGGTCCAGGAGATTACTAGACACTTGCCAGAGCACCTTCAGGACTTAGTCAGGGAGAAACTGCTGGCCGAAATAGAGAAATCCGAACTAATTAACGCGCTCAGGGTGGGGAAGGTGATGAAATATGAAGGAGGGCGCTTCCGCTTCCTGTCAGGCCAGGTCGACTTGGAACTTCCCATGGAAGAAGCGGAAAAACTGATGCGACAGGTTACCCGTCAAGGCACACATCAGCGCGAGGTGATCATTAGTGCTGACGGTAAAAATATATTTGATCTTCACGGTGTGCCGTTCGACCACAGGAGCGGTGGATTACTGGCCTTTGATGTTACCGAGGTGATTGAAAAGGAGAGAAGGATGCACCAGTTGGAGATGCAGGCTTACCGGGAGGCCATAGCGGCGGTAACCGGGGGTCGGTTATACCTGGTGAATGGTGAAGAGATAGAGAAAGTGGTCTCAGAAGGAACAGAACTGGCCAAGGGTGAGGTTTGGCAGACCCATGACCTGCCGGAAGCGCGCCAGGCAATACGAGATGCTTTGCCTGTTCTCGACAACCGCAGTTGGCATGCGATTGCCTTGTGCTTGTCAGAGGCACTGACCAACACTCTTAAGCATGCGGGGGGCGGTTGCTGGCAAGTCAGACAGTCAGGGGATGCAGTCCGGATTATTGTGCAGGATCGGGGTCCGGGAATCAAAACCAGCGAATTGGCCCAGGCGACGCTGATGCAACATTATTCAACCAAGAATTCCATGGGGTGTGGATTTACCCTGATGCTCTACTATGCGGATTACCTTTACCTTAATACAGGGCCGTCAGGTACTACCCTGGTCCTGGACTTTGGCATTAGGACTGCAGAACGGTAA
- a CDS encoding STAS domain-containing protein — MLKVDVYVARGVCRVVLNGELDMETIAQLQEVVGKVGEHTLEVDLSGVSFVDSTGLKSLLDINNDWRQKGGQMLILRPQPDVAEVMRLVGLDRLLA; from the coding sequence TTGCTGAAAGTGGATGTTTATGTTGCCCGGGGAGTGTGCCGGGTTGTGCTAAACGGTGAATTGGACATGGAAACGATAGCGCAATTGCAAGAGGTTGTGGGGAAAGTGGGAGAACACACGCTGGAGGTTGACCTGTCAGGCGTTTCTTTTGTTGATTCCACCGGTTTGAAAAGTTTGCTGGACATTAACAACGACTGGCGACAAAAAGGAGGCCAGATGCTGATTTTGCGGCCGCAACCTGATGTGGCGGAGGTGATGCGGTTGGTAGGGCTGGACAGACTCCTGGCATAA
- a CDS encoding serine/threonine-protein phosphatase: MREVITGNGKILRAYGLEVSGCSLPVGQVGGDFFEFIAGDERTVFVAIGDVMGKGFQAARLMKTISHMLRECVRIHPHPLEVVRRLNKVGGYELRKSGAFATLCLLSYDGIAGRFTCVNAGHHPPLLLTNGRVKVAQCWGVALGLLDDYLGSGVEETFLTVGDAVVLYTDGLVEATGTGEQRYGQERLKELICHQYGDDADRIKQNILSDLKTFTRGFPQKDDVTLVVMKVTGRPDTCTGRGAP; the protein is encoded by the coding sequence ATGAGAGAAGTGATCACAGGGAATGGGAAAATACTAAGGGCTTACGGGTTAGAAGTTAGTGGTTGTAGTCTGCCTGTCGGACAAGTAGGGGGGGATTTTTTTGAGTTTATCGCCGGCGACGAGAGAACCGTGTTTGTTGCCATTGGCGATGTAATGGGAAAAGGATTCCAGGCAGCCCGGCTGATGAAAACAATCAGCCATATGCTCCGGGAATGTGTTAGAATTCATCCGCATCCTCTGGAGGTGGTACGCCGGTTAAACAAGGTGGGCGGGTATGAACTTCGAAAATCTGGAGCTTTTGCCACCTTATGCCTACTTTCTTACGACGGTATAGCTGGACGCTTCACCTGTGTCAATGCAGGGCACCACCCTCCCCTCCTTCTAACCAACGGTAGGGTGAAAGTGGCCCAATGCTGGGGAGTAGCCTTAGGCCTGTTGGATGATTATCTTGGGTCAGGGGTAGAGGAAACTTTTCTTACCGTTGGAGATGCAGTAGTGTTGTATACTGATGGACTTGTGGAAGCAACTGGCACCGGCGAGCAGAGGTACGGGCAGGAACGATTGAAGGAACTAATTTGTCACCAGTATGGTGATGATGCAGACAGGATAAAACAAAATATTTTATCTGATCTGAAGACATTTACACGCGGTTTTCCTCAAAAGGATGATGTGACATTGGTTGTCATGAAGGTAACGGGGAGGCCAGACACTTGTACAGGCAGGGGCGCGCCCTGA
- a CDS encoding DUF342 domain-containing protein: protein MKEEITRGFPAVTASGAENVSPDKETVDSYAFVKGGRLVVWHRPEGPYPVVVPCSGVRLIVNGQECTQPTPVFMHDVVQLETVNERREGEWSVTVSSDGLQAILRTRPTVVIHRELADRPASRKLQLAVVEREERLPPLTWDELLQKLSQLGIKYGIDWEACSHGVTSCTEEEVVIARRNPAEPGKDGRVELLFSSNSRVPVLAEEDEAVDFRERFVFTSVEAGDLLAVKHPPEPGRPGTSVKGELIVPPPPRDVVLSAGEGAVLTRDGGRTVATRAGRPAASRWRDLVRISVLPELVHTGDVDLASGNITFKGDVVITGNVEEGMLVEADGNVTVGGLVSGARVQATGSVLIRGNVLASVVAAGGTAAFLQGMQLQVHALAVGLQKMAMAIRQLLGHPAFKQGDLKSGIGPLVKLLLEGKYRHLPATVNTFKKQVETMPSGLTDKGVEEFIREAERVLIRSPLAVRDLQEIETLARRAEEWEKILASLPFTESDVVVSSVLNSTVIATGNVRVVGSGCYISRIQAGKKVTVSGVFRGGEIQAGGNVYVGELGARVGTTTRVVTGPEAVVTVGYAFENALVIVGGRAYLFDKEQKDVRLWLDKEGNLRFN, encoded by the coding sequence TTGAAAGAGGAGATTACCCGTGGTTTTCCTGCAGTAACAGCGAGTGGGGCGGAAAATGTTTCCCCAGACAAAGAAACAGTGGATTCATATGCTTTTGTGAAAGGGGGACGCCTTGTTGTCTGGCACCGACCGGAAGGGCCTTACCCGGTGGTGGTACCTTGCTCAGGGGTAAGATTGATTGTGAACGGCCAGGAGTGTACTCAACCCACACCCGTATTTATGCATGATGTGGTGCAACTGGAGACGGTAAATGAACGAAGGGAAGGGGAATGGTCTGTAACTGTTTCTTCCGATGGTCTACAGGCGATATTGCGAACGCGCCCTACGGTAGTAATTCACCGGGAGTTGGCGGATCGCCCTGCTTCTAGGAAATTACAACTGGCGGTAGTAGAGCGGGAAGAACGTCTTCCCCCACTCACATGGGACGAACTCTTACAGAAGTTATCCCAACTGGGGATTAAATATGGCATAGACTGGGAAGCATGCTCTCACGGTGTTACATCCTGCACTGAAGAGGAGGTAGTTATCGCCCGGAGAAACCCTGCAGAACCAGGAAAAGACGGCCGGGTAGAACTGCTTTTTTCTTCTAATTCCAGGGTGCCGGTACTGGCGGAGGAAGACGAAGCGGTGGATTTCCGGGAACGCTTTGTTTTTACTTCGGTGGAGGCGGGAGACCTCCTGGCGGTCAAACACCCACCTGAACCGGGGCGACCCGGCACCAGTGTTAAGGGTGAATTAATTGTGCCTCCGCCTCCACGCGACGTTGTCCTTTCTGCGGGTGAAGGAGCGGTGCTTACCAGGGATGGTGGAAGAACCGTCGCGACCCGGGCTGGACGTCCTGCGGCCTCTCGCTGGCGCGACCTAGTGAGGATTAGTGTATTACCTGAACTGGTGCATACAGGTGATGTGGATCTTGCTTCAGGTAACATTACCTTTAAAGGCGATGTGGTAATTACCGGTAATGTGGAAGAAGGAATGTTAGTGGAAGCGGACGGTAATGTTACGGTGGGAGGGCTGGTCTCAGGGGCCAGGGTGCAAGCCACTGGGTCCGTCTTGATCAGGGGAAATGTCCTGGCATCGGTAGTGGCCGCAGGAGGAACTGCCGCTTTCCTACAAGGAATGCAGCTGCAGGTTCATGCTTTGGCAGTTGGTTTACAAAAGATGGCCATGGCTATCCGGCAGTTACTGGGTCACCCAGCGTTCAAGCAGGGCGATCTTAAAAGCGGTATTGGTCCTCTGGTAAAGCTGCTGCTGGAGGGAAAGTATCGCCATCTTCCTGCTACCGTTAATACCTTCAAGAAGCAGGTTGAAACCATGCCCTCGGGATTAACCGATAAAGGCGTAGAAGAATTTATCCGGGAAGCCGAAAGGGTGCTGATTCGTTCTCCTTTGGCCGTGCGTGATCTCCAAGAGATAGAAACATTGGCCCGGCGAGCAGAGGAATGGGAAAAGATCCTTGCGTCCCTGCCATTTACGGAAAGCGATGTGGTTGTGTCAAGTGTCCTTAATTCCACCGTTATAGCTACCGGCAATGTCCGGGTGGTGGGCAGCGGTTGTTATATTTCCCGGATTCAGGCTGGTAAAAAAGTGACTGTATCCGGGGTATTTCGTGGTGGCGAGATACAGGCTGGCGGGAATGTGTATGTGGGAGAACTGGGGGCCAGAGTTGGGACTACCACCAGGGTGGTGACTGGACCGGAAGCTGTAGTTACCGTGGGATACGCTTTTGAGAACGCTTTGGTAATTGTAGGCGGGCGAGCTTACCTCTTTGATAAGGAGCAAAAAGATGTTCGATTGTGGTTGGATAAAGAAGGAAATCTGAGATTTAATTGA
- a CDS encoding helix-turn-helix transcriptional regulator, which translates to MNTSLGNRLKYYRQRCNLTLSNVEEITGLHVTTISSYERGTREPSHRTLRLLADVYKVNVAFLFLNEEELNELLSLNHPVLPYMDSLRPDIQELLPVLAKLKPQSVKMLRKFLTSLLAAEE; encoded by the coding sequence ATGAATACATCCTTGGGTAACCGACTCAAATATTACCGTCAGCGATGCAACCTGACCTTATCAAACGTGGAAGAAATCACTGGTCTCCATGTCACTACTATTTCCAGTTATGAACGTGGGACAAGAGAACCCTCCCATCGCACCCTGCGCCTTTTAGCTGATGTCTATAAGGTTAACGTAGCCTTTTTGTTTTTAAACGAAGAAGAACTGAACGAACTGCTATCACTCAACCACCCTGTCCTGCCATACATGGACAGCCTGCGTCCCGATATCCAAGAACTTCTGCCGGTCCTGGCTAAATTAAAACCGCAGTCGGTCAAAATGCTCCGTAAATTCCTTACTTCACTCTTGGCCGCAGAGGAGTGA